In a single window of the Myxococcaceae bacterium genome:
- a CDS encoding RNA polymerase sigma factor, translated as MQTGQQNHEETLLDRAAEGDEGAFAVLYRRYQGQIQAFCARMLNGNGDSEDATQQVFMEAWRSLHRFERRSLFSTWLTRIAIHTCLSLLRKTNKIKLHREDSRVHPDRYTEFLWRDSEPGLEQKFHQRAQRKAVDEILNRLSEKKKTVIMMSDVQGMTAPEIAGALQIPDATVRTRLFHARREFIHAIHSNSHYKELLGD; from the coding sequence ATGCAAACAGGTCAACAAAATCATGAAGAGACATTACTGGATCGTGCCGCAGAGGGAGATGAAGGAGCCTTTGCTGTTTTGTATCGAAGATACCAAGGGCAGATTCAAGCATTTTGTGCGCGCATGTTGAATGGGAACGGAGATTCAGAAGATGCCACTCAACAAGTCTTCATGGAAGCCTGGCGTTCTTTGCATCGATTTGAAAGACGTTCGCTTTTTTCAACTTGGCTGACTCGAATCGCGATCCATACCTGTTTAAGTCTTCTCAGAAAAACCAACAAAATTAAATTGCACCGGGAAGACAGTCGTGTTCATCCGGATCGATACACCGAATTTTTGTGGCGAGATTCTGAACCTGGCCTGGAGCAAAAATTCCATCAAAGGGCTCAACGCAAAGCCGTAGATGAAATTTTAAACCGCCTCAGCGAAAAGAAAAAAACAGTAATCATGATGTCCGATGTTCAAGGAATGACGGCCCCTGAAATTGCCGGTGCTCTTCAAATTCCAGACGCCACGGTTCGTACCCGTCTATTTCATGCTCGACGCGAATTTATTCATGCAATCCACTCCAATTCGCACTATAAAGAGTTACTCGGTGACTAA
- the rpsN gene encoding 30S ribosomal protein S14, whose translation MARTCQLAREEKREKLIRLNNEKRQALKVAQINPNLSDEERLAARLKLNKLPRDSSPSRLTRRCQATGASRAVYRKFKLNRIAFREMALAGLLPGVTKSSW comes from the coding sequence ATGGCACGTACTTGTCAGCTGGCACGCGAGGAAAAGCGCGAAAAATTGATTCGTTTGAACAACGAGAAGCGTCAAGCTTTGAAGGTTGCTCAAATCAATCCGAATTTGTCGGACGAGGAGAGGCTCGCTGCGCGATTGAAGCTCAATAAATTGCCACGTGACTCCTCTCCATCGAGACTTACCCGTCGTTGTCAGGCGACAGGAGCTTCGAGAGCGGTCTACCGAAAATTTAAACTCAATCGAATTGCTTTCCGTGAGATGGCTCTAGCCGGACTTTTACCGGGTGTTACCAAGTCCAGTTGGTGA
- the der gene encoding ribosome biogenesis GTPase Der yields the protein MTLTVSLIGRPNVGKSTLFNRLVGRRASLVHDEPGLTRDRLYADAEFDGRPFLLIDTGGLELDSDESIMKMIRQQAESAIADSDAIFFVLDAQAGLLPGDLEIAAQLRATRKPVFLMVNKAESAVNKAASVEFYQLGFDRLFAVSAAHGQGLDAVFEELEILFPRPSGEYLEPEKDSHEVRVAVIGKPNAGKSSFVNKLLGEERLLVSEVPGTTLDAVDESIEYAGRCFRLIDTAGIRRKRSIFKDSEKMAVSSSLGALDRANVALLLIDASAGITEQDLKIASFVDKKGKACIIVVNKWDLSRNLEISADRFAEHIRDKMPFLSFAPILFASAKTGRHIFDVLEMAIEVSDTYKKRVPTSQVNKMLEQAVLGHQPPMVQGRRLKFFYGTQVSVAPPTFLFSVNVKEGVHFSYERFLVNRLREAFGFKGSPIRMVLRERS from the coding sequence ATGACACTGACAGTTTCCCTAATCGGTCGACCGAATGTCGGCAAAAGTACACTTTTTAATCGCCTAGTGGGTCGTCGAGCCAGTTTGGTTCACGACGAGCCTGGGCTCACGCGGGATCGTTTATACGCGGATGCTGAGTTTGATGGACGTCCGTTTCTCTTGATTGATACGGGTGGATTGGAACTGGATTCCGACGAAAGCATCATGAAGATGATTCGTCAGCAGGCGGAAAGTGCCATTGCGGATTCGGATGCTATTTTTTTTGTGCTCGATGCCCAAGCTGGATTGTTGCCTGGCGATCTCGAGATTGCTGCACAACTGCGTGCGACTCGAAAGCCTGTATTCCTGATGGTGAATAAGGCCGAGAGTGCCGTGAATAAAGCCGCTTCGGTTGAGTTTTATCAACTTGGTTTTGATCGCTTGTTTGCTGTTTCAGCCGCGCATGGTCAAGGGTTGGATGCTGTCTTCGAAGAATTGGAAATCTTATTTCCTCGGCCGTCCGGCGAGTATCTCGAACCAGAAAAGGATTCTCATGAGGTCCGAGTCGCGGTGATTGGAAAGCCTAACGCTGGAAAATCGAGCTTTGTGAATAAACTGCTGGGTGAAGAGCGTTTGCTGGTTTCAGAGGTTCCGGGTACTACCTTAGATGCGGTCGATGAAAGCATTGAGTACGCGGGAAGGTGTTTTCGTTTGATCGATACGGCTGGCATTCGCCGAAAGCGCAGTATTTTCAAAGATTCGGAAAAGATGGCGGTGTCTTCGAGTTTGGGGGCTTTAGATCGAGCCAATGTAGCTTTGCTCTTGATTGATGCGTCAGCCGGTATTACCGAGCAAGATCTTAAAATCGCTTCTTTCGTTGATAAGAAGGGCAAAGCCTGCATCATCGTTGTCAACAAGTGGGACCTTTCTCGAAATCTTGAGATCAGCGCGGATCGATTTGCGGAACACATTCGAGATAAAATGCCGTTCTTGAGCTTTGCTCCCATTCTGTTTGCTTCGGCTAAAACGGGTCGCCATATTTTTGATGTTTTAGAAATGGCCATCGAAGTTTCTGATACCTACAAGAAGCGTGTGCCTACTTCGCAGGTGAATAAAATGTTGGAGCAAGCCGTTTTAGGTCATCAACCCCCCATGGTACAGGGTCGGCGTCTTAAATTTTTCTATGGGACTCAAGTGTCGGTTGCTCCGCCGACCTTCTTATTCTCGGTGAATGTCAAAGAGGGAGTCCATTTTTCTTATGAGCGTTTTCTGGTGAACCGCTTGCGTGAGGCCTTTGGATTTAAAGGCTCTCCGATTCGGATGGTGTTGCGTGAGCGATCTTGA
- a CDS encoding HEAT repeat domain-containing protein, with protein MTNSRHINPAFSLAKTITLAFFLIALILAGSCHRSSNAHDLPELIQQLQSADSHKARKALVILTRLGDPKALDAVIAYSEGKSPALRIQAILAARQFKSPRALPWLFVLANGHPDENVRHAAQEALSCLERQDGA; from the coding sequence GTGACTAATTCAAGACATATCAACCCGGCTTTCTCTTTAGCAAAAACCATCACACTCGCTTTTTTTCTCATTGCACTTATTCTCGCAGGGAGTTGCCACCGTTCCTCAAATGCTCACGATCTTCCAGAACTGATCCAGCAACTGCAAAGCGCAGACTCTCATAAAGCTCGAAAAGCGCTCGTTATTCTGACTCGCTTGGGAGATCCCAAAGCACTTGATGCGGTTATTGCTTACTCCGAAGGAAAATCTCCTGCACTGCGTATTCAAGCGATTTTAGCGGCCAGACAATTTAAGAGCCCAAGAGCCCTTCCCTGGTTATTTGTGCTGGCGAACGGGCATCCAGATGAAAACGTTCGCCATGCCGCCCAAGAAGCTTTGTCTTGCTTAGAACGCCAAGATGGTGCATAA
- a CDS encoding DUF1566 domain-containing protein, which yields MAISDWRVPTVHEVQSLLDYVNAPAINENYFTSLSSNESVLVISSSSLQPTDQVLVVQPQTRSISSHYPGDMNVRCVRGPQRTAPLERYTKFRYADEKFVKDQATGIGWMTQSSNSYAFCNSAAYLSQVWTPTIKAVFSLFNQSNPPLIDEAMLQVKTVFFRQHKILDWLFLRKIPHFDQFKLRENKPPLDPKKGDYQPE from the coding sequence ATGGCTATTTCAGACTGGCGAGTACCAACGGTGCATGAGGTTCAGTCTTTGCTCGATTATGTTAATGCACCTGCTATTAACGAGAATTATTTCACTTCACTTTCAAGTAACGAGAGCGTGCTTGTTATTTCTTCCTCCAGTCTTCAGCCTACTGATCAGGTGCTAGTCGTTCAGCCGCAAACGCGATCAATATCTTCGCACTATCCCGGAGATATGAATGTTCGTTGTGTTCGTGGTCCCCAAAGAACTGCTCCGCTCGAACGCTATACGAAATTTCGGTATGCTGATGAGAAATTTGTAAAGGATCAGGCAACAGGTATCGGTTGGATGACACAGAGTTCGAATTCTTATGCGTTCTGTAATTCCGCTGCTTATCTTTCTCAGGTGTGGACACCGACCATCAAAGCAGTTTTTTCTCTTTTTAATCAGAGTAATCCCCCTTTGATAGACGAGGCTATGTTGCAGGTGAAAACGGTTTTTTTCAGGCAGCACAAGATTCTAGACTGGTTATTTTTGAGAAAAATACCTCATTTTGACCAATTCAAGCTACGAGAGAATAAACCGCCCCTAGATCCCAAAAAAGGAGATTACCAGCCAGAATAG
- the truA gene encoding tRNA pseudouridine(38-40) synthase TruA — protein sequence MSRIQFMVRFGYFGHFFHGLQPQKGLPTAGGTLQDWITECAGQAPKALCFSARTDKGVHALHNIGTFWFPNLEDIPGFLARLQQCPCNGLVNVEAIEVDPSVHARGSALGKHYRYVLNGPDAQTSWQIVPELNLTTMRLALDACLGTHDFKSFQGGGCSAGTTVKTLFHLGLTSNEQGIQIDIFGNAFLRKMIRNLVGVLVEIGTGLRKPGEMAEIIASKHRQAAGITAPACGLTLVSVELKNLGAFGT from the coding sequence ATGTCCCGCATTCAATTTATGGTTCGATTCGGTTACTTCGGTCATTTTTTTCATGGACTTCAACCTCAGAAAGGGCTTCCCACAGCGGGAGGTACCTTGCAAGACTGGATTACAGAATGTGCAGGTCAGGCTCCCAAAGCGCTTTGTTTTTCAGCGCGAACCGACAAAGGTGTCCACGCGCTTCATAATATCGGTACTTTTTGGTTTCCCAACTTGGAAGATATTCCGGGATTTCTGGCCCGTCTGCAGCAATGCCCCTGCAACGGTTTAGTCAACGTAGAGGCTATCGAAGTCGATCCTTCGGTTCACGCTCGAGGTTCTGCGTTGGGGAAGCACTATCGCTATGTCTTGAATGGTCCCGATGCTCAAACCAGTTGGCAGATTGTTCCCGAGCTCAATCTCACAACCATGCGCCTTGCTTTGGATGCTTGTCTGGGGACGCACGACTTTAAGAGTTTTCAAGGAGGAGGCTGTTCAGCCGGAACGACCGTTAAGACGCTTTTTCATCTTGGATTGACTTCAAACGAGCAGGGGATTCAAATCGATATTTTTGGAAATGCGTTTTTGCGCAAAATGATTCGGAATCTCGTAGGTGTTCTCGTGGAGATAGGAACCGGACTTCGAAAACCCGGCGAAATGGCCGAGATTATCGCCTCCAAACATCGACAAGCAGCCGGAATCACAGCTCCGGCTTGTGGCTTAACCTTAGTTAGTGTAGAACTAAAAAACTTAGGAGCTTTTGGAACGTGA
- a CDS encoding helix-hairpin-helix domain-containing protein gives MLEDLMRVPRISLKTAKAILQFRNKRGGIRCFNDLEEISGVGPKMIERLKLRFRI, from the coding sequence ATGTTGGAAGATCTGATGCGAGTCCCTCGCATATCCTTAAAAACCGCCAAAGCAATCTTACAATTTCGGAATAAAAGAGGGGGAATTCGCTGTTTCAATGATTTGGAGGAAATTTCGGGCGTCGGTCCTAAAATGATTGAACGCTTAAAGCTTCGATTTAGAATTTGA
- a CDS encoding YraN family protein produces MTEVTESNHKLNAGHWAEEEACTLLLSKGYRIVARNVRYKVGEIDIIAWDKNTLCFVEVRSRSNKNFMDPKFSIQKAKQIRIIRSAQLYLQKYFPRPPQCRFDVVSVIGNPEESEFEFIQGAFELTETGSKGSPWKTY; encoded by the coding sequence ATGACCGAAGTAACCGAATCGAACCATAAATTGAATGCGGGACATTGGGCGGAAGAAGAAGCTTGCACGCTCCTTCTGTCAAAGGGGTACCGGATCGTGGCTCGAAATGTCCGGTATAAAGTAGGCGAAATTGACATCATCGCCTGGGACAAAAATACGCTTTGCTTCGTTGAAGTGCGTTCTCGAAGCAACAAGAACTTCATGGATCCGAAGTTCAGCATTCAGAAAGCGAAGCAGATTCGGATCATTCGAAGCGCACAGCTCTATCTTCAAAAATACTTTCCGCGCCCTCCTCAATGCCGATTTGATGTGGTCAGCGTCATCGGCAATCCAGAAGAATCCGAATTTGAATTTATCCAAGGAGCCTTTGAACTGACGGAAACCGGATCGAAAGGCAGCCCTTGGAAAACCTACTGA
- the eno gene encoding phosphopyruvate hydratase: MSFKIVDLQALEILDSRGFPTVRVKVFLEEGSIGVFSVPSGASTGEHEALELRDQDPGRYFGKGVQKALSHLNGEIRTACIGLDARDQEAVDQRLLNLDGTPNKSRLGANSILGASLASARAAAEAQRLPLYRTLGSWAPRMPVPLMNILNGGAHADNALDVQEFMIVPHGFSSFKEALRAGAEVFQVLKKILKARGLSISVGDEGGFAPQVGSSVEALSLVLEAIEEAGYVPQSQISLALDVAASEFYNRQTGLYQFRELGNVDRSFMISYWLNLCQQFPIISLEDPLDENDWEGWSELTERMPSSLQLVGDDLFVTNPQILSRGIEQKVANAILIKLNQIGTLTETLQAIQMANRAGYRHIVSHRSGETEDTTIADLAVGTAAAYIKTGSLCRSERIAKYNRLLEIEEEFRE, from the coding sequence ATGAGTTTTAAAATTGTTGATTTACAAGCCCTTGAGATTTTGGACAGCCGAGGCTTTCCAACGGTTCGGGTCAAAGTCTTTCTCGAAGAGGGTTCGATCGGTGTATTTTCAGTCCCATCCGGTGCTTCTACCGGCGAGCACGAAGCACTCGAGCTGCGCGATCAAGACCCAGGACGGTATTTCGGGAAAGGGGTTCAAAAAGCCTTAAGCCATCTAAACGGCGAAATTCGCACTGCTTGCATCGGGTTGGATGCTCGCGATCAAGAAGCCGTGGATCAGCGATTGTTGAATCTGGACGGCACCCCCAACAAATCTCGATTGGGCGCGAACTCGATTTTGGGAGCTTCCTTAGCCAGTGCTCGTGCAGCCGCTGAGGCTCAACGATTGCCGTTGTATCGTACCTTGGGCTCTTGGGCTCCTCGCATGCCGGTGCCTTTGATGAACATCCTGAACGGAGGAGCGCACGCGGACAACGCGTTGGATGTCCAAGAGTTCATGATTGTTCCGCATGGCTTTTCCTCTTTTAAAGAGGCTTTGCGCGCGGGAGCCGAGGTTTTTCAGGTTTTAAAGAAAATATTGAAAGCAAGAGGCCTGAGCATCTCGGTTGGGGACGAGGGTGGGTTCGCTCCCCAAGTGGGTTCGAGTGTGGAAGCTTTATCGCTGGTGTTAGAAGCCATCGAAGAAGCCGGCTATGTACCTCAATCGCAAATATCCTTAGCCCTGGATGTCGCGGCAAGCGAATTTTACAACCGCCAAACGGGCCTGTATCAATTTCGTGAGCTGGGGAATGTGGATCGTTCGTTCATGATTTCCTATTGGCTGAATCTTTGCCAGCAGTTTCCCATTATCAGCCTGGAGGACCCGCTCGATGAAAACGATTGGGAGGGATGGTCGGAATTAACTGAGCGGATGCCAAGCTCGTTGCAGCTTGTGGGAGACGATCTCTTTGTGACCAACCCTCAGATTCTCTCCAGAGGGATTGAACAAAAAGTTGCCAATGCGATCTTGATTAAGTTAAACCAAATAGGAACGCTGACCGAGACTTTGCAGGCGATTCAGATGGCCAATCGAGCCGGTTATCGTCATATTGTGTCCCATCGTTCAGGAGAAACGGAAGATACCACCATCGCCGATCTGGCGGTGGGAACGGCTGCGGCCTATATCAAAACCGGATCCTTGTGCAGAAGCGAACGAATTGCTAAATACAACCGTTTGCTAGAGATTGAAGAGGAGTTCAGAGAATGA
- the ftsH gene encoding ATP-dependent zinc metalloprotease FtsH produces MKQYQKTLLIWLVFCLFIVSVWSYFSQNVAHTMDKPFSDVISSLEKGEIKEITVAGQQFSGEFKDGTRFRSTGERGEAILNALKKANQEFQTQYRFESEDAGGFWFFIAQWLPMILIMGILFFFMRQMQVGGGKAFSFGKSRARMVPETKDKITFASVAGVDECKQELEEIVQFLKDPKRFTKLGGRIPKGVLLMGPPGTGKTLLARAIAGEAGVPFFSIAGSDFVEMFVGVGASRVRDLFEQGKKNAPCIVFIDEIDAVGRQRGAGMGGGHDEREQTLNQLLVEMDGFESNEGVIIIAATNRPDVLDPAILRPGRFDRRVVVPRPDLLGREAIFKVHTKKVPLELDVNIEVLARSTPGMSGADIENLVNEAALIAARHDKEKVAMLDFEMAREKIMMGAERRTMVMAERELENTAHHEAGHALVSLLIGTEVDPVHKVTIIPRGHALGVTMSLPTEDRYSMTKTYAENQIAILLGGRIAEELSSGELTSGAGNDFEKASELARRMVCEWGMSIKMGPIVYGHKESEVFLGRDFSNGPEYSEQTAQEIDAEVRRLILEQYARARALLETHVVVLKKVARALLDYETLAGEEIKSLLAGNTLVREKPSFKIKTKENLEKERLNAASVTESAEEPLVVSV; encoded by the coding sequence GTGAAGCAGTATCAGAAAACACTGTTGATTTGGTTGGTCTTTTGTCTGTTTATCGTTAGTGTCTGGAGCTATTTCAGTCAAAACGTCGCGCATACGATGGATAAGCCGTTTTCAGATGTGATTTCCTCCCTTGAAAAGGGTGAAATCAAAGAAATCACCGTCGCGGGTCAGCAATTTTCGGGCGAGTTCAAAGATGGAACACGGTTTCGCTCCACCGGTGAGCGTGGCGAAGCGATTCTCAATGCCTTGAAGAAAGCCAACCAAGAGTTTCAGACTCAATACCGCTTTGAAAGCGAAGATGCGGGTGGTTTCTGGTTCTTTATTGCGCAATGGTTGCCGATGATTTTGATCATGGGTATTCTCTTCTTTTTTATGAGGCAGATGCAAGTTGGAGGCGGTAAAGCGTTTTCATTTGGTAAAAGCCGAGCTCGTATGGTGCCCGAGACGAAGGATAAAATCACCTTCGCAAGCGTGGCAGGAGTAGACGAGTGCAAACAAGAACTGGAAGAAATTGTCCAGTTCTTGAAAGACCCGAAGCGTTTCACAAAATTAGGAGGGCGGATTCCCAAAGGAGTCTTGCTCATGGGTCCGCCAGGAACTGGTAAAACCTTGTTGGCTCGAGCGATTGCGGGTGAAGCAGGAGTGCCTTTCTTCAGCATTGCCGGTTCTGATTTCGTTGAGATGTTCGTAGGAGTGGGGGCAAGCCGAGTCCGAGATCTGTTCGAACAGGGTAAGAAGAATGCGCCTTGCATTGTTTTTATTGACGAAATCGATGCGGTAGGAAGGCAGCGTGGCGCAGGCATGGGGGGTGGTCACGACGAACGTGAGCAGACCCTGAATCAGCTCCTGGTGGAGATGGATGGTTTTGAGTCCAACGAAGGGGTGATTATTATTGCAGCGACCAATCGGCCCGATGTGCTCGATCCTGCGATTTTGAGGCCTGGCCGGTTTGATCGTCGAGTAGTGGTTCCAAGGCCGGATTTGCTGGGTCGAGAGGCTATCTTCAAAGTGCATACGAAGAAAGTGCCCTTGGAGTTGGATGTCAATATTGAAGTATTGGCTCGTTCCACACCCGGAATGAGTGGAGCCGATATCGAGAACCTGGTGAACGAAGCTGCTTTGATTGCCGCTCGGCACGACAAAGAAAAAGTAGCGATGTTGGATTTTGAAATGGCTCGCGAAAAGATCATGATGGGCGCTGAGCGACGCACCATGGTCATGGCGGAGCGAGAGCTGGAGAATACAGCTCACCATGAAGCAGGGCATGCGTTGGTTTCGTTGCTGATTGGAACAGAGGTTGACCCTGTTCATAAAGTCACCATCATTCCCCGTGGACATGCTTTGGGAGTGACTATGAGTCTTCCAACAGAAGATCGTTATTCCATGACGAAGACTTATGCAGAGAACCAAATTGCGATCTTATTGGGAGGCCGAATCGCGGAAGAGCTTTCTTCCGGTGAGCTGACGAGCGGAGCTGGAAACGATTTTGAAAAAGCCAGCGAATTGGCTCGTCGAATGGTTTGTGAGTGGGGCATGTCCATCAAGATGGGTCCTATCGTTTATGGCCACAAGGAAAGTGAAGTCTTTTTGGGACGCGATTTCTCCAATGGCCCAGAATATTCCGAACAAACAGCTCAGGAAATTGACGCTGAAGTTCGTCGTTTGATCTTGGAACAGTATGCTCGAGCCAGAGCTTTACTCGAAACACATGTCGTTGTCTTGAAAAAGGTTGCTCGCGCCTTGCTAGACTATGAAACACTCGCAGGGGAAGAAATCAAGAGTCTGCTGGCCGGAAATACCTTGGTTCGTGAAAAGCCGTCTTTTAAAATTAAAACCAAAGAAAATCTAGAAAAGGAACGTTTGAATGCGGCGTCGGTAACCGAGTCTGCAGAAGAACCTCTCGTTGTATCGGTATGA